A window of the Cystobacter fuscus genome harbors these coding sequences:
- a CDS encoding tetratricopeptide repeat protein yields MPSRLLRPLWALPLLLSLACKDSDSLSARNQEQRYQAKMNEGHALLNENQPELAARAFSAASGLAPDRTEPLVQLSEAQRRAGNSGAAILALKQAMTLNPSEAPDIKRRLAERYERDGLIRQAIAVLLELRDADQLRDPEILRLAHLQTMQGQHEEAFKTLERIQKERPDDLDAKVVEAEILLAKGEEVLAAKLMDRLLEEQPGLTSARVLRARYFLRNGYAEYAEQDLSRIPPEDALRPEYVALRVGVLTELDRRADAEKLLAQAVEQNPRNADLLARLAELRWEAGNKVEAQRLVEQALKAQSDSARALYVRGLMHESSGNAQLAKEDYGFALTENSRFAPALSRLWRLQARAAQDDAAVASLERLLALGEATLEEKVALADLYARTRTKPEQGLKLIAEALKQDARNEEYLEIQKELKNNLPRKKAAGPLIMRGGRR; encoded by the coding sequence ATGCCCTCGAGACTCCTCCGCCCGCTCTGGGCCCTCCCCTTGCTGCTGTCGCTCGCCTGCAAGGACTCCGACTCGCTCTCCGCCCGAAACCAGGAGCAGCGCTACCAGGCGAAGATGAACGAGGGCCATGCCCTGCTGAACGAGAACCAGCCCGAGCTGGCCGCGCGCGCCTTCAGCGCCGCCTCCGGCCTGGCGCCCGACCGCACCGAGCCGCTCGTCCAGCTCTCCGAGGCCCAGCGCCGCGCGGGCAACTCGGGCGCGGCCATCCTGGCGCTCAAGCAGGCCATGACGCTCAATCCCTCCGAGGCGCCCGACATCAAGCGCAGGCTGGCCGAGCGCTACGAGCGCGACGGGCTCATCCGGCAGGCCATCGCGGTGTTGCTCGAGCTGCGCGACGCCGATCAGCTGCGCGATCCGGAGATCCTCCGGCTCGCCCACCTCCAGACGATGCAGGGCCAGCACGAGGAGGCCTTCAAGACGCTGGAGCGCATCCAGAAGGAGCGTCCCGACGACCTGGACGCCAAGGTCGTGGAGGCGGAGATCCTCCTGGCCAAGGGCGAGGAGGTGCTCGCCGCGAAGTTGATGGATCGGCTGCTGGAGGAGCAACCGGGGCTCACGTCCGCGCGGGTGCTGCGCGCGCGCTACTTCCTGCGCAACGGCTACGCGGAGTACGCCGAGCAGGATCTGTCGCGCATTCCCCCCGAGGATGCGCTGAGGCCGGAGTACGTCGCCCTGCGGGTGGGGGTGCTGACGGAGCTGGATCGCCGCGCGGACGCGGAGAAGCTGCTCGCCCAGGCGGTGGAGCAGAACCCGCGCAACGCGGACCTGCTCGCCCGGCTCGCCGAGCTGCGGTGGGAGGCGGGCAACAAGGTCGAGGCGCAGCGGCTCGTGGAGCAGGCGCTCAAGGCGCAGTCGGACTCGGCCCGGGCGCTGTACGTCCGGGGCCTCATGCACGAGAGCTCGGGCAACGCCCAGCTCGCGAAGGAGGACTACGGCTTCGCCCTCACCGAGAACTCCCGCTTCGCCCCGGCGCTCTCGCGGCTGTGGCGCCTGCAGGCTCGCGCGGCCCAGGACGACGCGGCCGTCGCCTCCCTGGAGCGGCTGCTGGCGCTGGGCGAGGCCACCCTGGAGGAGAAGGTGGCGCTCGCCGACCTCTACGCGCGTACCCGGACGAAGCCCGAGCAGGGCTTGAAGCTCATCGCCGAGGCGCTCAAGCAGGACGCGCGCAATGAGGAGTACCTGGAGATCCAGAAGGAGCTGAAGAACAACCTGCCCCGGAAGAAGGCCGCGGGGCCGCTCATCATGCGGGGCGGGCGCCGCTAA
- a CDS encoding DUF4388 domain-containing protein gives MAQVRKILIADPDLESVRPLSRALRTKGYQVHYAPDGSRALEVAVLRHPDLILFDEACRMLDARTFINILHTNPRTDDIPVVVSTSQFEADKLRGLRDGFLRKPFNLDEVLSRIEHVFRRSEAAKDLKSEAQEIEGSLSQLGIPDLMQILGMNKRSGKLTLERGNERGEIVVMEGRPFNARVGRAEGEKALFRLLVWTEGTFTFAPGNTSGKPRIQRPMDSALLEAMRQADEVNRLLPGLPPRHTRLVLAPEADLTQDQHPVTAQVVDLLRQPRSLGEVLDLAPATDLDVVGVLHTLLQKGVARMTDGDSDEGTQAPLLGTAELHALRGRILRGRGSSREAVAKIFVCGSGPAVARRLLSQLADIAAVAAEPPAVRSGFGTLGRLALNELLSLDFCVLPPAEAARPLWRPFSAGAVGALLFDATDAAVKLAHFLTWDIRLPLVVVGQPVPPELQGAPSGSASVGEDLKEAMRSLLVLALNPAPLVSGMPPLPRPSASTSPSP, from the coding sequence ATGGCCCAGGTCCGAAAGATCCTCATCGCCGACCCCGACCTCGAGTCCGTACGGCCGCTGTCGCGGGCCCTGCGCACCAAGGGGTACCAGGTGCACTACGCGCCGGATGGCTCGCGCGCCCTGGAGGTCGCCGTGCTGCGCCACCCGGACCTCATCCTCTTCGATGAGGCGTGCCGGATGCTGGATGCGCGCACCTTCATCAACATCCTGCACACCAACCCGCGCACGGACGACATCCCCGTGGTGGTGTCCACCAGCCAGTTCGAGGCGGACAAGCTGCGCGGCCTGCGCGATGGCTTTTTGCGCAAGCCCTTCAACCTCGACGAGGTGCTCTCGCGCATCGAGCACGTCTTCCGCCGCAGCGAGGCCGCCAAGGATCTCAAGAGCGAGGCGCAGGAAATCGAAGGCTCGCTCAGCCAGCTCGGCATTCCGGATCTGATGCAGATCCTCGGGATGAACAAGCGCAGCGGCAAGCTGACGCTGGAGCGGGGCAACGAGCGCGGGGAGATCGTCGTCATGGAGGGCCGCCCGTTCAACGCCCGGGTGGGCCGCGCGGAAGGGGAGAAGGCCCTGTTCCGGCTGCTCGTGTGGACCGAGGGCACGTTCACCTTCGCGCCCGGCAACACGAGCGGCAAGCCCCGCATCCAGCGCCCCATGGACAGCGCCCTCCTGGAGGCCATGCGGCAGGCGGACGAGGTGAACCGGCTGCTGCCCGGACTGCCGCCGCGCCACACCCGGCTGGTGCTCGCGCCGGAAGCGGACCTCACCCAGGACCAGCACCCGGTGACGGCGCAGGTGGTGGATCTGCTGCGCCAGCCTCGCTCGCTGGGCGAGGTGTTGGACCTGGCGCCGGCCACGGACCTGGACGTGGTGGGGGTGCTGCACACGCTCCTGCAGAAGGGCGTGGCCCGCATGACCGACGGCGACTCGGACGAGGGCACCCAAGCGCCGCTGTTGGGGACCGCGGAGCTGCACGCGCTGCGCGGGCGCATCCTCCGGGGCCGGGGCTCCTCGCGCGAGGCCGTGGCGAAGATCTTCGTGTGTGGCAGTGGGCCCGCGGTGGCGCGGCGGCTGCTCTCCCAACTCGCGGACATCGCCGCCGTGGCGGCCGAGCCTCCCGCGGTGCGCAGTGGCTTCGGCACGCTCGGGCGGCTGGCCCTCAACGAGCTGCTGAGCCTGGACTTCTGCGTCCTGCCCCCGGCGGAGGCGGCGCGCCCCCTGTGGCGGCCCTTCAGCGCGGGCGCGGTGGGCGCGCTGCTCTTCGACGCCACGGACGCGGCCGTGAAGCTGGCCCACTTCCTGACCTGGGACATCCGCCTGCCCCTGGTGGTGGTCGGCCAACCCGTGCCTCCGGAGCTCCAGGGCGCGCCCTCGGGCTCGGCCAGCGTGGGCGAGGATCTCAAGGAGGCGATGCGCAGCCTGCTCGTCCTGGCGCTCAACCCCGCGCCCCTGGTGTCCGGCATGCCCCCTCTCCCGCGCCCCAGCGCCTCGACTTCCCCCTCGCCGTAG